Below is a genomic region from Candidatus Bathyarchaeia archaeon.
TTAAACGCCCAATTCGGGAAGCGTAGCTTGGATAGCGCGTCGGCCCTCTAAGGCGCTGAATAAATTAAAAAGCTGATGAAAGCCGGAGATCCTGGGTTCAAATCCCAGCGGGCCCGCCACTAATTTTTTGTCAGCAAATCATTTTTAGAGACTTTAATTGGCTGTTTTCTTGTGGAATACATGTTTCTAATTTGATTTTATTCTAGTTCTTTTCTTTATGCGATGCAAACACTGGGGGTCTTTATAAATGGAAATTTGCATATACTAGTCCTTTCCCGTAGATAGGTGCCTCTAGCTGGCGAGAAGGCATTTTATATTGCAGATAGCGCTTTACTCTCTATAGGTGGCGTTTATATATGGTGCGGCCGGATCCCCTAAATCCATGGCATTACCGATTCTTCCGCAGGCATATTGAGGCCGTTGCCGGGCGTCCCTATTGCAGGCATGGGCCCACTGAAACAGACCTAGAAGAAGGTAAATGCCCATCATGCGGAAAGCCAATAAGGAAGGATAAAACTTAAATTTTTAGAGAGACTCTCCGAGACGCCGGAAAGAAACCCATACTTATCCAAGCTTAACCCTAATTTTCCCAGTAAGAAGCAAATCGTTCATCTTCTTTCAATTCTCTTTGTGAGATTCAAAAATTACTCCTTTTATACATTTTTTACTATTAAGTTCGTTCAGCTGCCATTATTAATTTCAAAGAAAAACTTATATTCTGGTAATAGGTAACCATATGCCAATTAAGGTGATAATGCATGCCGAATCCTGTGCAGAAGAACTCCTCATACCTAAATTCCATGTCGACTACTGATACTAGAACAAGGGTTGAGGATACCTGCCCATCCAGCGGCCTATGCCCTCTATGTATTAAAGAGTGCCCCTTTATCTGCGAGGTTTCATTGTCGGCTTTTAGGGGACGTGAGGCACTTTATCCAGATCCGAAGATGTTTGGAAAGAGTACGGCTGGCTCCTTAAAGGACTATGGATTAGACTGGTCACACTTTAACATTAAGGCTAGACTTTTAGGCGCTGAAGGCATAGATCCAAATCCAGACATAGCGCTATTCCCAAATGTTGA
It encodes:
- a CDS encoding FMN-binding glutamate synthase family protein, with the protein product MPNPVQKNSSYLNSMSTTDTRTRVEDTCPSSGLCPLCIKECPFICEVSLSAFRGREALYPDPKMFGKSTAGSLKDYGLDWSHFNIKARLLGAEGIDPNPDIALFPNVDVETSVAGIPLKIPVIIGAYGSTEVARVNWDSLAIGGALSGI